A window of the Microtus pennsylvanicus isolate mMicPen1 chromosome 4, mMicPen1.hap1, whole genome shotgun sequence genome harbors these coding sequences:
- the LOC142849030 gene encoding LOW QUALITY PROTEIN: uncharacterized protein LOC142849030 (The sequence of the model RefSeq protein was modified relative to this genomic sequence to represent the inferred CDS: inserted 1 base in 1 codon), protein MENSLFQLSSISDYWMSLSSIVMATDMIFGVMCGAGLFLLLIPFLKKYPASPPPGSRRNPPKSSRETAERNSPETAAPHLQGLESGEEGAEQDKEEKCFCKSVIWGMAGEEEQGKCGRDGRKNVEETQNTSRPVEIPIKDPLLDSMPCPPWTTDKKLDQLPLSQLLSYFKFVENLIQRKFSQIFWGMSFMLSESVVVSAWVSKRPKTMRFSDACGPFPAFPMAQGPPQIPQAQPLPHQPVTPSLTGVKEAQTLGSLPSSTLNRSRSRVCVKDYSTSETKIPVSLPIENQDLEWKDTLDSSAPKQQAGISRPIHNLPNGTLTTEPVRSASILAEHCQFLQHHKGTQSEDKVTEVREIRGSPFTVLSSPELTQLWEHFPANSPCQPKNKPELPQPTLDSKSCKLSQMIGSVSSAIPLKKSEACDMHNPIKKGPSLSANDFPCTSSRSPGKGLEPRKPALRTDQQSYVNTVQDLSFLDPQTQMKLESNITQLPIKRSRRPSTSVSKAEYYSKAAMILEKLHHRDPGGTRVETVSTARLRSPLLAHSPSQVQVIQRAPPPAASHGPSKALPHTRKSYLGTKVQAFCFQTKSQQNRTVRGIGRSSVQPRTSPRIYKPAARMKFENMASGHPYWSGTMLGPQERIPPSVVKQINRSKEKEGTPPVWKVSLESTEFPSSQVINIYLRVFESPEANRSPGHFQTPTPRHSGDSALKTPVYSETDFRSSKQPQSWSVGHRPDSSSSVSLPSEHLFPSFQNRTKKPKTSQSLGDVFVRRDHSQRTQDFRVPKDKIQAKNHKVFHPNEEREEFMRSRALSQEEQPGRGTPSTPSSTWFKDTATTKTEPSLDMPGIKQTPQESYLKNIIRIILQYLDLSTKDKGQEDSLKKESSPPSSTMTQEESDTKEKLIYSRATEVQSLMNNVVQLLVNWLGLKVGHPSEAQWCKAEPLIPQLRDSFFHFPEGIYEPKKISRPEKISSGPHTSPMAQSHTFRNKVIGDKHQSGIATQETCVPHQNSVKRGMGCEQLPSPKGNNHPCRHGETGDKQQLGVGAPRTYDSDQIRTKSGMRCCPHTSPKXHNHVFMHRDVGDKLPSGVVHRACDPHQSTKKGMGCGPLNQFHNHPVTYRGTGDKEQSPQTDLTSIGLGAGDSGHHGLCAS, encoded by the exons ATGGAGAATTCTCTCTTTCAGCTGAGCAGCATTAGTGACTACTGGATGAGCCTCAGCTCCATTGTCATGGCCACGGACATGATCTTTGGTGTTATGTGTGGAGCGGGGCTCTTCTTGCTCCTGATCCCCTTCCTGAAGAAGTAcccagcatcaccaccacctgggagCAGAAGGAACCCCCCAAAG TCAAGCAGAGAGACAGCGGAGAGGAACTCTCCAGAAACAGCAGCACCTCATCTGCAGGGGCTGGAAA GTGGTGAGGAGGGGGCGGAGCaggacaaggaagaaaaatgtttctgCAAAAG TGTCATATGGGGAATGGCAGGGGAGGAGGAACAAGGAAAGT GTGGCAGAGATGGCAGAAAGAATGTGGAAGAGACCCAGAACACATCACGACCTGTGGAAAT CCCCATCAAGGATCCTTTATTGGACTCCATGCCATGCCCTCCTTGGACCACTGATAAGAAACTGGATCAGCTTCCCCTCTCTCAGCTGTTGTCTTACTTCAAGTTCGTCGAGAATCTTATACAGAGGAAATTTAGCCAGATTTTCTGGGGCATGTCCTTCATGCTTTCTGAGTCAGTGGTGGTTTCTGCCTGGGTCTCCAAGAGACCTAAAACCATGAGGTTCAGTGATGCATGTGGTCCTTTCCCAGCTTTCCCCATGGCTCAGGGACCTCCACAGATTCCTCAGGCCCAGCCCTTGCCCCACCAACCCGTGACACCAAGCTTGACAGGTGTGAAAGAAGCCCAGACACTGGGCAGCCTCCCAAGCTCTACACTAAATCGAAGTAGAAGTAGGGTCTGTGTAAAAGATTATTCTACCAGTGAGACAAAGATACCGGTATCCCTACCAATTGAAAACCAGGATCTGGAGTGGAAAGACACTTTAGACTCTAGTGCCCCAAAACAGCAAGCAGGCATTAGCCGGCCCATTCACAACTTGCCCAATGGCACCCTGACCACTGAACCTGTCAGGTCAGCCTCCATCCTTGCTGAGCATTGTCAGTTCCTCCAGCACCATAAGGggacacagagtgaagacaaggtgACTGAGGTGAGAGAAATACGAGGCTCCCCCTTCACGGTCCTCTCATCCCCGGAACTGACACAGCTGTGGGAACATTTCCCAGCCAACAGTCCTTGCCAGCCCAAGAACAAGCCTGAACTCCCTCAGCCCACCCTTGACTCCAAAAGCTGCAAGCTGAGCCAGATGATAGGGTCTGTGTCCTCGGCGATACCCTTAAAGAAGTCAGAAGCATGTGACATGCACAACCCCATCAAAAAGGGCCCCAGTTTAAGTGCCAACGATTTTCCTTGCACATCAAGCAGGAGCCCTGGGAAAGGCCTGGAACCCAGAAAGCCTGCACTGAGGACAGATCAGCAGTCCTATGTGAACACCGTCCAGGACCTTTCCTTCCTCGACCCACAGACTCAGATGAAGCTGGAATCAAACATCACGCAGCTTCCTATAAAACGAAGTAGGAGACCAT CCACCTCTGTTTCTAAGGCTGAATACTATTCCAAGGCTGCCATGATCTTAGAAAAATTGCATCACCGAGATCCAGGAGGGACAAGGGTAGAAACTGTGTCAACTGCCAGGCTGCGGAGTCCTCTGCTTGCACACTCACCTTCACAGGTTCAGGTGATACAGAGAGCCCCTCCACCAGCTGCCAGCCATGGGCCGTCCAAGGCCCTTCCACATACACGGAAGAGCTACCTGGGCACTAAGGTCCAGGCTTTCTGCTTCCAGACAAAAAGCCAGCAGAACAGGACTGTCCGAGGGATTGGAAGAAGCAGCGTGCAACCAAGGACCAGCCCAAGAATTTACAAACCTGCAGCACGGATGAAGTTTGAGAACATGGCCTCAGGACATCCCTACTGGAGTGGGACAATGCTGGGCCCTCAGGAAAGGATCCCACCTTCAGTGGTCAAACAAATCAATAGGtcgaaggagaaagaagggaccCCTCCTGTATGGAAAGTGAGTCTGGAATCCACGGAGTTTCCCAGTAGCCAAGTCATCAATATCTATCTCAGGGTCTTTGAGTCTCCAGAGGCCAACAGAAGTCCAGGCCATTTTCAAACACCCACTCCAAGGCACTCAGGAGACTCAGCTCTAAAAACACCAGTATATAGTGAGACTGACTTCAGATCAAGCAAGCAACCACAGTCCTGGTCTGTGGGCCATCGTCCAGACAGCTCCAGTTCAGTGAGCTTGCCTTCAGAGCACCTGTTTCCCAGCTTCCAGAATAGAACCAAAAAACCCAAGACTTCCCAGAGCCTGGGTGATGTCTTCGTAAGGAGAGATCACAGCCAGAGGACCCAGGACTTCAGAGTTCCCAAGGATAAAATTCAAGCAAAGAATCACAAGGTGTTTCATCCCaacgaagagagggaggaatttATGAGATCCAGAGCCTTAAgccaggaagaacagccagggagAGGGACTCCCTCTACTCCGAGCTCCACCTGGTTCAAGGATACAGCCACGACCAAGACTGAGCCTTCTCTTGATATGCCAGGAATAAAACAGACCCCTCAAGAAAGTTATCTGAAGAATATCATAAGGATTATTCTACAATATCTCGACCTCAGCACAAAAGACAAGGGGCAGGAGgattctctgaagaaagaaagctCCCCGCCATCATCTACGATGACCCAGGAGGagtcagacacaaaagaaaagctcATCTACAGCAGGGCAACTGAAGTGCAATCTCTCATGAACAATGTCGTACAGCTCCTGGTGAACTGGCTGGGCCTTAAGGTAGGGCACCCATCAGAGGCGCAATGGTGCAAAGCGGAACCACTGATACCCCAGCTGAGagactctttttttcattttcctgaggGCATCTATGAACCAAAGAAAATAAGCAGACCAGAGAAAATAAGCTCTGGTCCCCATACCAGCCCCATGGCTCAGAGCCACACATTCAGGAACAAGGTGATCGGGGACAAACATCAGTCAGGTATTGCTACCCAGGAAACCTGTGTTCCACATCAGAACAGCGTGAAGAGAGGAATGGGCTGTGAGCAACTCCCCTCTCCCAAGGGAAACAACCATCCATGTAGGCACGGGGAAACTGGAGACAAGCAGCAGTTAGGTGTCGGTGCCCCGAGAACCTATGACTCAGATCAAATCAGAACGAAGAGTGGAATGCGCTGCTGTCCACATACCAGCCCCA GACACAACCATGTGTTTATGCACAGAGATGTTGGAGACAAACTTCCATCAGGTGTTGTCCATAGAGCCTGTGACCCACACCAAAGTACAAAGAAAGGAATGGGCTGTGGCCCCCTCAACCAGTTCCACAACCATCCAGTCACATACAGGGGAACTGGAGACAAGGAGCAGTCACCCCAAACAGACCTTACCAGCATAGGTCTAGGAGCAGGTGACTCAGGCCACCATGGTCTTTGCGCATCATGA